CAATTGGCTACGGAGTCGTTCGGGCCAGGCCAATTATGGGGCACTTGTGCGCGGACATGTGTTGGGGGCCAAATAGCCATGGCTCCAAGCAGCTGAGTGGGAGTGGGGCAGTTTGTGGGGCCAGGATTTGTTGTCCATATCAGTATGCCACATGTTGATGCCGCAAAATGCATTGAGCAATGCGTTGAATTTTCTCTactatatttcttatttttgagTGACACGTTGAAAAATCATTTCTATTGTATTTTGGTCTAAGGGGTACGGATTACTGGCACATGCCCTTAAGTAATTGTGTAAAGTTATTGAACTAAATTAATCTTTAGTagtatttaaatatgttttaattaatactTATACCAGTAATTTCAGACTTGCGTGTGTAATTTAAATAGATAATCGTAGTTCTCATTCCGtaaaatcaattattatttattattattaattgtgGGTCAGAGTAATGTCTCTCGTAACAGCACTCAGAAAAATAGTTACAAAATTTTTGAgactttatttataatattattaaatatacttTCTGTCTGATTATTTAACAGAACAGTAAGTGAAATAATATACTTCTATGAGAAAGCCCtatataattatttgaatttgtatattatatttaagttTCAAAACggatttgtgtttgtttaactaaaaactaaaactgTCGCTTATATTTTTCCGCGTGATATTTGTTGTATAAGACTAAGGTAATACTAGAAACAGAATATATTATCTTCGCAATTGATATAAAAACGCAGTCTGGATACAATAGTGGTGCATTCAAGACCAACCCTGAATCGATTCGCCATCATTCTTGTAACTATCGTAAAGCCGATTTATCCGTAAGAATACCGAATATGTGGATATTGTTGGGTATCGCAGTGCTGATCATGACTTTAGTCTGGGATAATAGTCGCAAACAATGGAGAGTTAACACTTTTGAAAAGTCCAGGATTTTGGGACCTTTTACGATCCCTATAGTGGGCAATGGACTGCAGGCCTTAACTTTGAGGCCAGAAAGTGAGTTGATATTAAAAGTTATGTGATCAGAATTTCTAGAAAAGAACCCAAAATGAAATACGCATTaccaaaaacaattttcaaatattttgtatccCTAAAGATTTTATTCAGAGGTTTGGTGACTACTTCAATAAATATGGCAAAACCTTCCGCCTGTGGATTCTAGGCGAGTGTCTTATTTACACGAAGGatctaaaatattttgaatccATACTGAGTAGTAGCACACTGCTCAAAAAAGCTCACCTCTACCGATTTCTGCGTGATTTTCTTGGCGATGGACTTCTTTTAAGCACGGGAAATAAGTGGACTTCTCGCAGAAAGGTTCTCGCACCTGCTTTTCACTTCAAATGCCTTGAAAACTTCGTCGAGATAATGGATAGAAATAGTGGAATTATGGTGGagaaattgaaaaactatGCTGATGGCAAAACGTGCGTGGACCTATTCAAGTTTGTTTCTCTGGAAGCCCTGGATGTGACCACAGGTAAGTGAAAACTTACAACAtcatttaaatattagtaTTTATTTGTACAAATTTATTAGAGACCGCCATGGGTGTCCAGGTGAATGCTCAGAACGAACCAAATTTCCCCTATACAAAAGCTCTTAAAAGGTAGGTGGTCTATATTCTCCATGTGGGCTATGCtgcaataaaaatgatatTGTTTTCAGTGTGGTTTATATCGAGTCCAAACGATTGGCAAGTGTCTCGATGCGGTATAATTGGCTTTTCCCGCTGGCGGCTCCTTTGGTTTATCGCCGTTTGCAAAAAGACATAGCTATAATGCAGGACTTTACTGACAAGGTCATTCGCGAACGACGAGCGATTCTGGAGCGGGCCAGGGCGGATGGCACCTACAAGCCGCTGAGTACGTTAACTGTAATCCTTAcccttattattatattatataatataaccTATTTTATAGTAATGGGAGACGATGATATCGGTGGTAAAGCTAAGATGACTTTGCTGGACATTCTGCTGCAAGCCACCATTGATAACAAGCCCTTAAGCGATGTGGATATCCGCGAGGAGGTGGACGTTTTTATATTCGCAGGAGATGACACTACAACCAGTGGAGTGTCCCATGCACTACATGCGATATCCAGACATCCCAAGGTTCAGGAGTGCATCTACGAGGAACTAGTGTCTGTTCTGGGACCAGATCCCGACGCTTCAGTGACCCAAACCAAGTTGTTGGAACTAAAGTATCTGGACTGCGTGATCAAGGAGACGATGCGTTTGCATCCACCAGTTCCAATTCTCGGAAGATACATTCCCGAGGACTTGAAAATTGGCGAAATAACCATTCCTGGCAACACAAGCATATTACTAATGCCCTACTATGTCTACCGAGATCCGGAATACTTTCCGGATCCTCTAGTCTTCAAGCCGGAACGATGGATGGATATGAAAACCACCTCGAATACCCCACCTTTAGCATATATTCCGTTTAGTTCAGGGCCCAAGAACTGTATAGGGCAGAAATTCGCCAACCTTCAAATGAAAGCGCTTATTAGTAAGGTCATTCGGCATTACGAACTTCTACCGCTTGGTGCGGATCTTAAAGCTACGTACACATTCATATTGAGTTCCTCTACGGGAAATAATGTTGGCCTCAAGCCAAGAACAAGAGTTAAATGATTGAGTGATACATATTGTTAATAGAatcaaatttacatttttttgtatttattttatgttacATGCCAGGAGCAAACTTAAACTGAAAACTTGAAGTGGAACAGTGGAAAAGTTGTCAACATAAATAATGTTATCATaagattaaattaaaaattgaatgttaaatttcaataaactaCTACTGCTAGTgctacataaataataatgtatCTCGATACAACTTTTGATTTCTTGCTGTGCATCCTGCGTAGTTTTTTCAAATGGCTCTACCTTTTTTGGCATTCCATGACTCATCTGCTGAATCCACTTAACCCACTTCGAAGTTGAAGCCGTCACCCACATGTGCGAAATTTCCATAAGCCAATTGCAGAAACCTCAGCCCCAACGATCCCAGAAAAGCTGTACAAGACCGCCAACCAGTAACgacagttttttgttttttttgtcacAACTCCAGCATTAAAACATTCTTTACAGCCCCTGGGCACGCTCCATTCCGCACACACATACGAAATCGTATAAAAGTCAGGCGAAACGATCTCATCATAACTTAAACGTCACGTTGCAAAGAGCCATTAAAGTATTGGCtccaaagccaaaaataaaataaaggaaaaatcgCTGGCGACACAGTGAACCAATGACTCCTAACGATCgaggggaaaaaaaagagtaaaacTGCATTTTAAGAGTGTTCCAAGCTGGTTTTAAGAGAGAAACTTGTGGTGCCGGTGATTTGAGACCCGATCCGTGGATTGAGCTCGAAAGcgaaatcaaatcgaaacCGAAAGCCAAGCCGAGTTGAGGTGAGCTTCGTGTTGGGCTCTTTCAGAAGAATCCGAAAGAGAAGCTTTGAATTTTTGGCTTCTTCAGCCGAAGTTTTTATCTTTCAGTCGGTTTTTTGGCAGCCGATCGCGCGGATGTGGCTCAAAAAAAGCGGTTTTCAAAAATCTTCAAAAATTGCCAACAAGTGCAAAGCGTGAGTTTTTTATCTTGAGGTATTAATTGTAATTGAATCTATAGTCGAAGTGTAAAATTATTTGTGATTGATTGTGTGGAGTGTTGTGACCAGTCTTGAAAAATTATCGTGTTTGACCAAACTTTAAGATTTGCTAGAAATCCTTTCTGAAAAAGATACAATGAAGCCTCCCACAATTATTGGCGTGCTGAAAAATGCCCGACAAATGCTTGccaaacgaaatttttatgcaaattatgaCGCTCGTAATTACAGAGCAACACGCTCAAATTGCCATGTACAAACCCAAACCAAAGtcactttaattaattttgaagtttgcacttttaattaaagacGAAAAATAGTAGCGAAAAAATAAAGTTGCAATCAACATTGATTAACATAACATGAATGTCGAGCACTAACATTCGCATATCCATAAACATAAAAGCGGTTGCCCTGcaacaatataaataataaaataaaatctcGACCGCAAAGTGAATCTGAAAAGCGTGGAAAAGTGACAAAAGTGCGGTTCTCGTGTGAGCTACGATCATCATCGTCGAATGGGTGTTTGCTGGTGTGAAATAAAAATCTGAAAATCTGGTAGCTGCATTAATTACAAATGTATTCAAATGAGCAAACAGGTGAAGCACAGACAAACCAGAACTCGCAGTCTGGCGCTTGATGATTGTGCAGTTGTTGAGATCTCTTGTAGGCCTGATTGATAAAA
The sequence above is a segment of the Drosophila melanogaster chromosome 2L genome. Coding sequences within it:
- the Cyp4d21 gene encoding cytochrome P450 4d21; its protein translation is MWILLGIAVLIMTLVWDNSRKQWRVNTFEKSRILGPFTIPIVGNGLQALTLRPENFIQRFGDYFNKYGKTFRLWILGECLIYTKDLKYFESILSSSTLLKKAHLYRFLRDFLGDGLLLSTGNKWTSRRKVLAPAFHFKCLENFVEIMDRNSGIMVEKLKNYADGKTCVDLFKFVSLEALDVTTETAMGVQVNAQNEPNFPYTKALKSVVYIESKRLASVSMRYNWLFPLAAPLVYRRLQKDIAIMQDFTDKVIRERRAILERARADGTYKPLIMGDDDIGGKAKMTLLDILLQATIDNKPLSDVDIREEVDVFIFAGDDTTTSGVSHALHAISRHPKVQECIYEELVSVLGPDPDASVTQTKLLELKYLDCVIKETMRLHPPVPILGRYIPEDLKIGEITIPGNTSILLMPYYVYRDPEYFPDPLVFKPERWMDMKTTSNTPPLAYIPFSSGPKNCIGQKFANLQMKALISKVIRHYELLPLGADLKATYTFILSSSTGNNVGLKPRTRVK